A genomic region of Chromatiales bacterium 21-64-14 contains the following coding sequences:
- a CDS encoding penicillin-binding protein 1B, translated as MARRKRRKDGVTPGKTRFQRAWPWATAFCVLLLFLYVVYLDFTIRSQFESKRWSLPAQVYARPLDLYPGLALSASQFDYELHALGYRRVAQPGGPATYARHGNTYDFVTRDFTFWDGEQASARVAIDFSSGHVTGLQQFPAGGALPLVRMDPVQIGDIYPSRAEDRILVRLNEVPPLLLQGLIAVEDRHFYQNFGIEPKAILRATLANLRAGHVVQGGSTITQQLVRNFFLSNTRSLSRKAKEAVMAMLLELHYSKQAILEAYINEVYLGQDGARSIHGFGLASRFYFDRPLARLKLPQLALLIGMVKGPSYYDPRRHPQQAKMRRDVVLDVMQTRGVIDAAQAQAAKAAPLEVTPKPRPLTAYPAFWDLMRRQLLRDYREQDLRSAGLRIFTTLDPLVQQSAERALDEQARVLERDRHLPVGSLQGAVVVTSVSGGEVLAVVGGRDARYAGFNRALDAARQVGSLIKPAVYVTALGEPKRYTLGTLVDDAPITITDPDGQTWSPRNYDRRSHGEVPLYQALAHSYNQATVRLGMQVGVANVVDTLHRMGIEAPLRPYPSLFLGAASLSPLQVTRMYETLATGGFRVPLRAIRDILDADGKPLQRYPLEVQQVLPAAPTYLVNTALEDVVAEGTARSASRWLPPGFTAAGKTGTTDDLRDSWFAGFTGSYLAVVWLGRDDNQPAGLSGATGALQVWGDVIKRIGSQPLRLVPPPNVESAWIDPASGLRADADCPGAVQLPFIQGSAPTAAAPCAGGGGSVGSWLRRLFQ; from the coding sequence ATGGCGCGACGCAAGCGGCGCAAGGATGGCGTCACCCCCGGCAAGACCCGGTTCCAGCGGGCTTGGCCCTGGGCGACGGCGTTTTGCGTGCTGCTGCTGTTCCTCTATGTGGTCTATCTGGACTTCACGATCCGCAGCCAGTTCGAGTCCAAACGCTGGTCACTGCCGGCGCAGGTTTATGCGCGGCCGCTGGATCTCTATCCGGGGCTCGCTCTGAGTGCGTCCCAGTTCGACTACGAACTTCACGCCCTCGGCTACCGGCGGGTGGCCCAGCCCGGCGGCCCCGCTACCTATGCGCGGCACGGGAATACCTATGATTTCGTGACCCGCGACTTCACCTTCTGGGACGGTGAGCAGGCGTCCGCGCGCGTGGCCATCGATTTCTCCAGTGGACACGTGACCGGGCTCCAGCAGTTCCCTGCCGGCGGTGCTCTGCCGCTGGTGCGGATGGACCCGGTGCAGATCGGCGATATCTATCCTTCGCGCGCGGAGGACCGGATCCTGGTGCGCTTGAACGAGGTGCCGCCGCTGTTGCTCCAGGGTCTGATCGCAGTGGAGGACCGGCATTTCTATCAAAACTTCGGGATCGAGCCCAAGGCCATATTGCGCGCCACGCTGGCCAATCTGCGCGCCGGACATGTGGTGCAGGGCGGCAGCACCATCACCCAACAGCTGGTGCGCAATTTCTTTCTGAGCAATACCCGCTCCTTGTCGCGCAAGGCCAAGGAGGCGGTGATGGCGATGCTGCTGGAGTTGCATTACAGCAAGCAAGCAATCCTTGAGGCGTATATCAACGAGGTATATCTGGGTCAAGACGGGGCGCGTTCGATCCACGGTTTCGGTCTTGCCAGCCGCTTCTATTTCGACCGGCCCCTGGCGCGGCTCAAACTGCCCCAGCTCGCGTTGCTGATCGGGATGGTCAAGGGACCTTCCTACTATGACCCGCGGCGTCATCCGCAGCAGGCTAAAATGCGGCGCGACGTCGTGTTGGACGTCATGCAGACCCGCGGCGTTATCGATGCTGCACAGGCACAGGCCGCGAAGGCCGCACCGCTGGAAGTCACGCCGAAGCCGCGCCCGCTCACCGCCTACCCGGCGTTCTGGGACCTCATGCGCCGACAGCTGTTACGGGATTACCGCGAGCAGGACCTGCGCTCCGCGGGCCTGCGCATCTTTACCACGCTGGATCCTCTGGTGCAGCAGAGCGCCGAGCGCGCTTTGGACGAACAGGCGCGCGTCCTGGAGCGTGACCGCCATCTGCCGGTGGGTAGCCTGCAGGGCGCCGTGGTGGTGACCTCGGTCAGCGGTGGTGAAGTACTGGCGGTGGTGGGAGGCCGCGATGCGCGCTATGCCGGTTTCAACCGTGCCCTGGACGCGGCTCGCCAGGTGGGCTCGCTGATCAAGCCGGCGGTCTATGTGACCGCCTTGGGTGAGCCGAAGCGCTACACCCTGGGCACCCTCGTCGACGATGCACCCATTACCATCACCGATCCGGATGGCCAGACTTGGTCGCCGCGCAACTATGACCGGCGTTCCCATGGCGAGGTGCCGCTCTACCAAGCATTGGCTCATTCCTACAACCAGGCGACGGTGCGCCTGGGGATGCAGGTGGGCGTGGCTAACGTGGTGGACACCCTGCACCGCATGGGCATCGAAGCGCCGCTGCGTCCCTATCCGTCGCTGTTCCTGGGCGCCGCCTCCTTGTCGCCGTTGCAGGTGACCCGTATGTACGAGACCCTAGCCACTGGCGGCTTCCGGGTGCCGTTGCGCGCGATCCGGGACATCCTGGACGCGGACGGCAAACCCCTGCAGCGCTATCCCCTCGAGGTCCAGCAGGTGCTACCCGCGGCACCGACCTATTTGGTGAATACCGCATTGGAGGACGTGGTGGCCGAGGGGACCGCGCGCAGCGCGTCGCGCTGGCTGCCGCCCGGATTTACCGCCGCCGGTAAGACCGGTACCACCGACGATCTGCGCGACAGCTGGTTCGCAGGTTTTACCGGCAGCTACTTGGCGGTGGTGTGGCTGGGCCGTGATGACAATCAGCCGGCGGGACTCAGCGGCGCCACCGGCGCGCTCCAGGTCTGGGGTGACGTGATCAAGCGGATCGGTTCCCAGCCCCTGCGGCTGGTGCCGCCGCCGAATGTGGAGTCGGCCTGGATCGATCCCGCCTCGGGGCTACGTGCCGACGCGGACTGTCCGGGTGCCGTGCAACTGCCCTTTATCCAGGGTTCGGCGCCCACCGCCGCAGCACCCTGTGCGGGGGGCGGCGGATCGGTTGGTAGTTGGCTGCGGAGGTTGTTCCAATGA
- a CDS encoding helicase, which yields METLAELLGAGGPLARALPGFAPRPQQQAMAEAVTATLEHRGVLIAEAGTGTGKTYAYLVPALLSGHKVLLSTGTRTLQDQLFHRDLPGVRAALGVPVTVALLKGRANYLCLHRLENTASSGRFRSREQAAELQRIHVWAGRTAAGDIAELPDVPENSGLWSRVTSTTENCLGQECPEYGECYVVKARRAAQEADVVVINHHLLCADMVLKDAGFGDLLPSAHGFVVDEAHQLPDIAARFFTQSLGATQLLELSRDATIGSVAAAGDTQAVRECADGLERAVRELRLALGVGEQRAAWHRVAGQSGVQTAVVRLRTALGAMAALLEPVAGASKELEGVLRRCAEQEQRLAQITAETAPDPAALDAVCWWETHRHGFSLHRTPLDVAQLFRARMEEYPAAWIFTSATLAVGASFDHFMGRLGLHHALTRQWQSPFDFARNALLYVPQGLPDPNQRGYTAAMLEAAVGVLEASAGRAFLLFTSHRALQEAAEFLAGRIPYPLLVQGTAPRDVLLRRFRELGNGVLLGTASFWEGVDVRGPALSCVIIDRLPFAPPDDPVQQARIEALRAAGGNPFLEYQVPSAVLQLKQGVGRLIRDVDDRGVLVLCDPRLMNKPYGRIFLRSLPEMPSTRALEDVQAFFETGETVLADHAAQ from the coding sequence ATGGAGACCCTTGCTGAACTGTTGGGGGCTGGCGGGCCCCTCGCCCGCGCGCTGCCGGGGTTCGCGCCGCGTCCCCAGCAGCAGGCCATGGCGGAGGCGGTGACCGCGACGCTGGAGCACCGCGGTGTGCTCATCGCGGAGGCCGGCACCGGCACCGGCAAGACCTACGCCTACCTGGTGCCCGCGCTGCTCTCCGGCCACAAGGTCCTGCTATCCACCGGAACCCGCACCTTGCAGGATCAATTGTTCCACCGTGACCTGCCCGGTGTGCGCGCCGCCCTCGGGGTGCCGGTCACCGTCGCGCTGCTCAAGGGCCGCGCCAACTATCTGTGCCTGCACCGGTTAGAGAATACCGCGTCTAGCGGCCGGTTCCGCTCCCGCGAGCAGGCCGCCGAACTCCAGCGTATCCACGTCTGGGCCGGTCGCACCGCGGCCGGGGATATCGCCGAACTACCCGATGTGCCGGAGAACTCCGGGTTGTGGAGCCGGGTGACCTCCACCACCGAGAACTGTTTGGGTCAGGAGTGCCCCGAGTACGGCGAGTGTTACGTGGTGAAGGCGCGCCGCGCCGCCCAGGAGGCGGACGTGGTGGTGATCAATCACCATCTGCTGTGCGCCGACATGGTGCTCAAGGATGCCGGGTTCGGGGATCTGCTCCCCAGCGCCCATGGCTTCGTGGTGGACGAGGCGCATCAGCTTCCCGATATCGCGGCGCGGTTTTTCACCCAGTCCCTGGGTGCCACCCAATTGTTGGAACTGTCTCGGGATGCCACCATTGGGTCGGTGGCCGCCGCTGGGGACACTCAGGCGGTGCGCGAGTGCGCCGACGGGCTCGAACGGGCGGTGCGCGAATTGCGCTTGGCGCTCGGCGTCGGCGAGCAGCGGGCGGCCTGGCATCGGGTCGCGGGGCAATCGGGCGTGCAGACGGCGGTGGTGAGATTGCGCACGGCCCTGGGGGCTATGGCCGCGTTGTTGGAGCCGGTGGCGGGGGCCAGCAAGGAACTGGAGGGGGTGCTGCGCCGCTGCGCAGAGCAGGAACAGCGCCTCGCGCAGATCACCGCGGAGACGGCGCCGGATCCCGCTGCCCTGGACGCCGTGTGCTGGTGGGAGACCCACCGCCACGGATTCAGCCTGCACCGCACGCCGCTGGATGTGGCGCAGTTGTTTCGCGCACGCATGGAGGAGTACCCGGCGGCGTGGATCTTCACCTCGGCGACCCTGGCGGTGGGGGCTTCCTTCGATCACTTCATGGGCCGTCTCGGTTTGCACCACGCGCTGACGCGCCAGTGGCAGAGCCCGTTCGACTTCGCGCGCAACGCCCTTCTCTATGTTCCCCAGGGCCTGCCGGATCCCAATCAGCGCGGGTACACCGCGGCGATGCTGGAGGCGGCGGTGGGGGTGCTGGAGGCCAGCGCAGGGCGCGCCTTCCTGCTGTTCACCAGCCACCGGGCCCTGCAGGAGGCGGCGGAATTTTTGGCGGGACGCATCCCCTATCCGTTGCTGGTGCAAGGCACGGCCCCGCGCGATGTCCTGTTGCGCCGCTTCCGCGAGTTGGGAAACGGGGTCTTGCTCGGGACCGCGAGCTTCTGGGAAGGGGTGGACGTGCGCGGCCCCGCGCTGTCCTGCGTCATCATCGACCGGCTGCCGTTCGCGCCTCCGGACGACCCGGTGCAGCAGGCACGCATCGAGGCGTTGCGCGCTGCGGGGGGAAACCCGTTCCTGGAATATCAAGTGCCGAGTGCGGTGCTACAGCTCAAGCAGGGGGTAGGCCGGCTGATCCGCGACGTGGACGACCGCGGCGTGCTGGTGCTGTGCGATCCGCGGCTGATGAACAAGCCCTACGGACGGATATTTCTGCGCAGCCTCCCAGAGATGCCCAGCACCCGGGCGCTGGAGGATGTACAGGCGTTCTTCGAAACCGGGGAGACGGTGCTTGCAGACCATGCGGCGCAGTAA
- a CDS encoding tRNA (adenosine(37)-N6)-threonylcarbamoyltransferase complex dimerization subunit type 1 TsaB, whose product MKILAIETATETCSAALYQDGAVLERSALAPREHARLILPMVDALLAEAALSFAALDALAFGRGPGGFTGVRIATAVIQGLAFGAGLPVVPVSTLGALAQGALRESGYRAVLAALDARMDEVYWGAYRAGPEGVMAPVEEECVCRPAAVPVPSGTDWHGIGSGFDRYGDELQRHLGTALSGWTAQRAPQAWDVAVLGAAGWRMGQAVAAEAALPVYLRDRVVGDGGR is encoded by the coding sequence ATGAAGATCCTCGCCATCGAGACCGCAACCGAGACCTGTTCCGCGGCCCTGTATCAGGACGGTGCCGTGCTGGAACGCTCCGCGCTGGCGCCGCGCGAACACGCGCGGCTCATCCTGCCTATGGTGGACGCCTTGTTGGCCGAGGCCGCGCTATCGTTCGCCGCCCTGGATGCCCTCGCCTTCGGCCGCGGACCGGGCGGGTTCACTGGGGTGCGTATCGCCACCGCGGTGATTCAGGGCTTGGCATTCGGTGCCGGCTTGCCGGTGGTTCCGGTGTCCACGTTGGGGGCATTGGCGCAGGGGGCGCTGCGCGAGTCCGGGTACAGGGCGGTGCTCGCCGCGCTGGACGCGCGCATGGATGAGGTCTACTGGGGCGCCTATCGGGCCGGTCCCGAGGGGGTGATGGCGCCGGTGGAGGAAGAATGCGTGTGCCGGCCCGCGGCGGTCCCGGTCCCGTCCGGGACCGATTGGCACGGGATCGGGAGCGGTTTCGACCGCTACGGGGACGAACTGCAACGTCATCTGGGGACAGCGTTGTCGGGGTGGACCGCGCAGCGTGCGCCCCAGGCTTGGGATGTCGCGGTGCTGGGGGCGGCAGGGTGGAGGATGGGTCAGGCGGTGGCGGCGGAGGCCGCGCTACCGGTCTATCTGCGCGACCGGGTGGTCGGGGACGGGGGCCGCTAG
- a CDS encoding succinyl-diaminopimelate desuccinylase has translation MPDPSATVVLARELIRRPSVTPADGGCQEVLIRRLEALGFQAERLPFGPVTNTWIRLGDSAPLLVFAGHTDVVPSGPEERWDTPPFEPAVRDGQLYGRGAADMKGSLAAMVTACEAALASGPLLRGSVALLLTSDEEGDAVDGTVRVVQHLQNRGETIDWCLVGEPSSVRRLGDTVKIGRRGSLSGRLRVLGTQGHVAYPERADNPIHRAAPALAELCAASWDAGNEHFPPTTFQISNVHGGTGAYNVIPGDLEVAFNFRYSTEVTAQDLQQRVEALLQRHALRYEIDWSHSGQPFLTRGGELLDAVRGAVRDVLGIETEASTAGGTSDGRFIAPTGAQVVELGPVNASIHQINERVALEELDALSALYRRVLERLLVE, from the coding sequence ATGCCTGATCCATCCGCCACCGTCGTCCTCGCCCGCGAGCTGATCCGCCGTCCCTCGGTCACGCCCGCGGACGGCGGCTGCCAGGAAGTGCTCATCCGACGCCTGGAGGCCCTCGGCTTCCAGGCGGAACGGCTGCCCTTCGGTCCCGTCACCAACACCTGGATCCGCCTCGGCGACAGCGCGCCGCTGTTGGTGTTCGCGGGACACACCGATGTGGTGCCGAGCGGCCCGGAGGAACGCTGGGATACCCCTCCCTTCGAGCCAGCCGTGCGCGACGGGCAGCTCTATGGCCGCGGCGCCGCCGACATGAAGGGAAGCCTGGCGGCCATGGTCACCGCCTGCGAGGCCGCCCTCGCCTCCGGTCCGCTACTGCGCGGCTCCGTTGCGCTGCTGCTGACCAGCGACGAGGAGGGCGACGCGGTGGACGGGACCGTGCGCGTGGTGCAACACCTTCAGAACCGGGGCGAGACCATCGACTGGTGCCTGGTGGGGGAACCGAGCAGCGTGCGGAGGCTGGGCGATACCGTGAAGATCGGCCGGCGCGGCTCGCTCAGCGGCCGGCTCCGGGTGTTGGGGACCCAGGGGCACGTGGCCTACCCCGAACGCGCCGACAATCCCATCCACCGCGCGGCGCCGGCGCTCGCCGAGCTATGCGCGGCCAGTTGGGACGCGGGCAACGAACACTTCCCCCCAACCACTTTTCAGATCTCCAATGTGCACGGGGGCACTGGCGCCTACAACGTGATCCCCGGGGATCTGGAAGTCGCGTTCAACTTCCGTTATTCCACCGAGGTCACGGCGCAGGATCTGCAACAACGAGTGGAGGCGCTGCTGCAACGCCACGCACTGCGCTACGAGATCGACTGGAGCCACTCGGGTCAGCCGTTCCTCACCCGCGGCGGCGAACTGCTGGACGCCGTGCGCGGCGCGGTGCGGGATGTGCTGGGGATCGAGACCGAGGCATCCACCGCCGGCGGCACCTCGGATGGCCGGTTCATCGCGCCCACCGGCGCCCAGGTGGTCGAACTGGGACCGGTGAACGCCAGCATCCATCAGATCAATGAACGCGTGGCACTAGAAGAACTCGACGCCCTGTCCGCGCTCTACCGCCGGGTGCTCGAACGGCTTTTGGTGGAATAG
- a CDS encoding arsenate reductase, translated as MIILYGIPNCDACRKARRWLDTHGVRYRFQDLRAAPPGVDRLRKWERELRWETLLNRRSTTWRALPAARKTDLDAARAVALMAEEPTLIKRPVLELDKRHHVGFSEVEYQGLFD; from the coding sequence ATGATCATCCTCTACGGTATCCCAAATTGTGACGCCTGCCGCAAGGCGCGCCGCTGGCTGGACACCCACGGGGTGCGCTACCGTTTCCAGGATCTGCGCGCCGCGCCACCCGGCGTGGACCGGTTGCGGAAGTGGGAACGGGAACTGCGTTGGGAGACCCTGCTCAACCGCCGCAGCACCACTTGGCGCGCCCTGCCCGCGGCCCGCAAGACGGACCTGGACGCGGCCCGCGCCGTGGCATTAATGGCGGAAGAACCGACCCTGATCAAGCGCCCGGTGCTGGAACTCGACAAGCGCCATCACGTCGGGTTCTCCGAGGTGGAATACCAGGGGCTGTTCGACTAA
- a CDS encoding 2,3,4,5-tetrahydropyridine-2,6-dicarboxylate N-succinyltransferase, whose amino-acid sequence MDDLKNIIEEAFERRADITPRNVETHVREAVHEAIGLLDTGKARVAEKRGADWIVNQWLKKAVLLYFRIEDNNFMKGGFANYYDKVPAKYADTNSRDFRSAGVRVVPPAAARRGAYIAPGVVLMPSYVNIGAYVDSGTMVDTWATVGSCAQIGANVHLSGGVGIGGVLEPVQAAPTIIEDNCFIGARSEIVEGVIVEQGSVISMGVYIGQSTRIYHRESGEIFYGRIPAGSVVVSGNLPSKDGKYSLYCAVIVKQVDEKTRSKVGINALLRDV is encoded by the coding sequence ATGGACGACCTGAAGAACATCATCGAAGAGGCCTTTGAACGCCGCGCGGACATCACGCCGCGCAACGTGGAGACCCACGTGCGCGAGGCGGTACACGAGGCCATCGGCCTGTTGGACACGGGCAAGGCACGGGTGGCTGAGAAGCGCGGTGCGGACTGGATCGTCAACCAGTGGCTGAAAAAAGCGGTGCTCCTCTACTTCCGCATCGAGGACAACAACTTCATGAAGGGCGGCTTCGCCAACTACTACGATAAGGTGCCGGCCAAGTACGCCGACACCAACTCCCGGGATTTCCGATCCGCGGGCGTGCGCGTAGTACCACCGGCCGCGGCGCGCCGCGGCGCCTACATCGCCCCCGGCGTGGTGCTGATGCCGTCCTACGTGAACATCGGCGCCTATGTGGACAGCGGCACCATGGTAGACACCTGGGCCACCGTGGGATCCTGCGCGCAGATCGGCGCCAACGTCCACCTGTCCGGCGGCGTGGGCATCGGCGGGGTGTTGGAACCGGTGCAGGCGGCGCCCACCATCATCGAGGACAACTGCTTCATCGGCGCCCGCTCCGAGATCGTGGAGGGCGTTATTGTCGAACAGGGTTCGGTAATTTCCATGGGTGTCTACATCGGGCAGAGCACCCGGATCTATCACCGCGAGAGCGGCGAGATCTTCTACGGCCGGATCCCCGCGGGTTCGGTGGTGGTATCCGGCAACCTGCCCTCCAAAGACGGCAAGTACAGCCTCTATTGCGCGGTGATCGTCAAACAGGTGGACGAGAAGACCCGCAGCAAGGTGGGTATCAACGCACTGCTGCGCGATGTGTAA
- a CDS encoding succinyldiaminopimelate transaminase, with product MNPDLSRLQPYPFERLAQLLAGAEPPAGLRPIALSIGEPQHAPPAAIAAQITAQIGGLARYPSTRGADTLRAAIAAWASRRYGLTPELDPACHVLPLNGTREGLFAFAQCVVDPGTRPLVLMPNPFYQIYEGAALLAGAEPWYINPAGSDADTPDFAAVPAAVWDRCQLLYLCSPGNPTGAVLDLPTLQGLIGLAQEHDFIIASDECYSEIYLDEARPPPGLLQAAAAFGIDDYRRCVAFHSLSKRSNVPGMRSGFVAGDPQILAQFLRYRTYHGASMAPPVQAASIAAWQDEEHVRRNRAAYREKFDTVLDILGGALDVRRPAAGFYLWPRTPVDDAVFTRALYERQHVTVLPGSYLSRVAYGENPGRGRVRIALVPPMDECVEAAHRIRGLLAAL from the coding sequence ATGAATCCGGACCTTTCCCGTCTCCAACCCTATCCCTTCGAGCGTCTCGCGCAGCTCCTTGCGGGCGCCGAACCACCTGCGGGCCTGCGCCCCATCGCGCTGTCCATCGGCGAACCCCAACACGCCCCGCCCGCCGCCATCGCCGCGCAAATCACCGCCCAGATCGGCGGCCTCGCGCGCTATCCAAGCACCCGCGGCGCAGACACCCTGCGCGCCGCCATCGCGGCGTGGGCAAGCCGGCGTTACGGCCTCACACCGGAATTGGATCCCGCCTGCCACGTGCTGCCCCTCAATGGCACCCGCGAAGGACTGTTCGCCTTCGCCCAATGCGTCGTGGACCCCGGCACCCGGCCCCTGGTGCTGATGCCGAACCCGTTCTATCAGATTTATGAGGGTGCAGCCCTGCTCGCCGGCGCCGAACCCTGGTATATCAACCCGGCCGGCAGCGACGCGGATACACCCGATTTCGCCGCGGTCCCCGCCGCCGTGTGGGACCGCTGCCAGCTACTCTACCTGTGTTCGCCTGGCAATCCCACCGGTGCCGTGCTCGACCTTCCCACCCTGCAAGGGTTGATCGGCCTGGCCCAGGAGCACGACTTCATCATCGCCAGCGACGAGTGCTATTCCGAGATCTATCTGGATGAGGCGCGCCCACCGCCGGGACTACTCCAGGCCGCCGCCGCCTTCGGCATCGACGACTACCGGCGCTGCGTGGCGTTCCACAGCCTGTCGAAGCGCTCCAACGTCCCGGGCATGCGCTCCGGTTTCGTCGCCGGCGACCCGCAGATCCTCGCGCAGTTTCTCCGCTACCGCACCTATCACGGCGCCTCCATGGCGCCGCCGGTCCAGGCCGCCAGTATCGCGGCCTGGCAGGACGAGGAACACGTGCGGCGCAACCGTGCCGCCTACCGTGAGAAATTCGACACCGTGCTCGATATTCTAGGCGGCGCGTTGGACGTGCGGCGGCCGGCAGCGGGATTCTATCTTTGGCCGCGTACGCCAGTAGACGACGCGGTGTTCACTCGCGCGCTCTATGAGCGCCAGCACGTCACGGTGTTGCCGGGGAGCTATCTGTCCCGGGTGGCCTACGGCGAGAATCCGGGCCGCGGCCGGGTACGCATCGCCTTGGTACCGCCCATGGACGAGTGTGTGGAGGCGGCGCACCGCATCCGCGGGCTGCTCGCCGCCCTGTGA
- a CDS encoding glyoxalase, translating into MNARYTGIQHAAVLVEDTARALAFYTGVLGLTVDPARPDLGYPGAWLTVGDQQLHLMELHNPDPREGRARHGGRDRHVALTVTDLAPVAEALAAAGVFFTRSRSGRSALFCRDPDGNALELVERPAGVA; encoded by the coding sequence ATGAACGCGCGCTATACCGGCATCCAGCACGCAGCCGTGCTGGTGGAGGATACCGCCCGTGCCCTGGCGTTTTATACCGGGGTGTTGGGACTGACGGTGGACCCTGCGCGCCCGGACCTGGGCTACCCCGGGGCATGGCTTACGGTAGGCGATCAGCAGTTGCACCTGATGGAACTGCACAATCCGGACCCGCGCGAGGGTCGCGCCCGGCACGGCGGACGCGACCGCCATGTTGCACTGACGGTGACGGATCTCGCACCGGTGGCCGAGGCATTGGCGGCTGCGGGAGTCTTTTTTACCCGCAGCCGGTCGGGGCGCAGCGCCTTGTTTTGTCGGGATCCGGACGGGAATGCGTTGGAGCTCGTCGAACGCCCGGCGGGCGTGGCCTGA